The genomic interval ATTTAACTGCACAGATCCTTGTGTTTACTGTTAATTGTCAGGACAGAATTTCATTTACTCAGCTACTGAGaagtttttttaaatcaccaaagCAGTAATATTCATCTCTGCAGATAAACAATGGCACTCTTAATTAACATTCTCAAGTAGGCCTGGTTGTATTTCAGAGAAGTCATATCAACATGGTCTAGAGCTATCAGTGACCTTCTTCAAAAAGATTATAAATAGTATTGAGCCTTGACCAGCATAAAATACAGAGACCTAATTGTGTTGCAGTTACTTTTGGTTAACCCATTGCTGGCAGTGGGAGCTGGTTCAGGCAGGGTAAAGAGGACAGCATTAGAGTCAAGAAAATTCACTACAggttttttattacttttaaagggAATATGGGTAAGAGTAGTAAACAACCCACTGGTAACTAAGCAGTTTCACCCCCTCATCAGAAACCACTGTTATTAGTTTACAGAGTTAGCACTTTGAAGTAAAATTAAACCAAATATGGAAAGAGATAATATTCCCCAATACCATGACTGTTTATTACATGTTTTATGACATAGACTATCCAGAAAATATTTGAGGGGGTATCAGAGTTTGCCATTCACTTAGTGCACTAGCTGGTGGAGGTACAATATAACTGCTCCCTCtccagcaatttttaaaaacaaaataaaatttgcttctgtaacaaaaggaaataaatcaagaGTCATTCCTACTAGAGAAGGGTTAAGCCAAAACTAGCCTCTAGGGCTTTAATGAATATGACCCCTATAGAAAAGTCACAAAAAAAActtgtataaattattttatttattattgtaattaGATCTTCACAATCAAAGTTGTCTTTTCACTGTCTGTGTTTTGTTAACGTGAAATTGTAGTTATAAGCAAAAGTTGGTTGCCTAGGGAACAATAATTGTATATTCAGtttaacagaaataaaagaatatttgtcTTAAAATGCAAGATTTTGAGCGTTTGCCATgcaattgtaaaaaataataataatttcaaagtgAAAAGTACTTGTGCTGTATGAACTTTTAAGTTTTGGAATGTTTTAAGTGCAACATCAGCTCcttaaagaaaaagcaatgagATCTATGATATGTCTCCCTTTCAAGAGGGAATTTAAATTTACAATTAACATGAAAATCATGTATCAGACTTCTGTAGAAGATTCTTCAGCATATATCCAACATTTATTCACTGTCCTGGTAAGTATTTCTCCTTGGCAGCCTCACCTTCCCACATCATGGAAGTACAGGTTCGCACATATACATAACATGATGATAGAAAATATGATATAGTAAATTAGATTTCTAAATTTCGGTTCTAAGTCTCCTTGTCGATACCAGTAGAtctaaaagaagaattaaataaaaattaaagtaatagcCACTGGGCCAactgttaaaatttaaattacaaaattgtTTTTCCACCAATTTAACCAGTGAGACAGTCTTCTATTTAGATAAAACTACTCAATTGTATTTAGATATGTATGTATTTAGATAAAACTACTCAATGTTAGTCACTCAAGGCTTCAAGCCAGGGGAGACACTTagcaactgagtcacatccctagtcctttatttatttggagatggtctcactaatttgctgagaatCTTGCTggctttaacttgtgatcctcctgtcccggACAGGCATGCCTAACTGTTTTTAAAGGTTTactgttttgtttcagtttttcaagGGTCATGAAACCACTACCAACTACTGAACAAATACTGAAGAGCCATTGTGGAGGGAAGCAcagagattaaaataaattatgttattaGAAATAAATCCAGAATGCTATCCCTTCCATTAAAAGTATTTCTCAAAGCCTGTTGGGCCCTGAATGTAGCCCTTGAGTGAAGATAAGTAAAGTATATCAAAAGTTTTTTAGCTACTAATTTCACTAATTTCTTCCTTCACTTTTTAGCTATCTTAAGAACACAAAATTTCCCTTTAGCGTTCCAATTGTGGGACTTCTGAGTAAAAACTAATGTGCAATTAATAATTGGGACTTCTGGCATCTTAATGCAGAAACTAATGAGGACGAGTGGGGAGGTGGTATTAGACAGAACCTTTATATAGACACAGGGCTGGGAATCTATTCTAAGCACTGCAACATTAGGCCCTCAAGAATACttcatttaaattctaaataGTACTCACAAGTATGCAGGCAGTAATACTACTCAAAGAGATGCAGACagcaaaaaatatattcaatggtTTGGGAGGTAGTTGAGGGAAAACAAAAGCACTGATCAGCGTTACCTGTGTGGAGAGAAATTATATAAAGCCTTAGAATTAATTCTAAGATTTGGTAAGGGGTGTAAGTCAGAAGTAGAACACCTGTTCAGCATAattgaggccctagattcaaatATAAGcatcacaaaaaaggaaaaaaaaaaaaagatgacttatTAAGATCAAATCTAGACAAGGTAACAATACTAGAAGAAACttcacattataaaattatttctacccACCATGTTTGATTTCTGGAATGtcaatacaatattttataaagtatttgtATATATGTTCAAATTCTTATAATAATTCCTCCTTTTCTATCCTTTTCCTTGCTTATGAAAGGAGATGAAAGATCAGTAAAACTAGCTAATCTCTATTAGAAATCATTTAAATCCTATTCCCAGAACTAATGACTGTACTGGTAAAAATGCTGACCTTCTTATTCTGAACACTCACTCCtaccaaaaatgaagaatataatcAAAGCTGGTTTTACTTTCACTATGAAAAATACTAAAAGGTGGGTTCCTAAAACCCATTTCTGTCTCTATCATAGATACATACAACATTATACCCATTCTTTTTATTAAGAAGTCATGAAAAAAACACTTAAGGTTAATatatttaactataaaaatatacttttattttattatatagtacCCTAGTTTTATTATACAAAGTGGAAAATCACTATATTATATACTAACCAAATGTTTTTAAACTTACCCAGTGATAATTAAGATATTAACAGAAATAGGGAGTTACCATGGCTTACATCTGAAGGAAGTTGATGGTAGCCACTGACATTTTTACAAACTTACTAGGCAAGGAACCACTGGCAAATTCATTTGATTTGTACTATTTCTTGTATTCAACTGGGGAATTGAGGATGAAAATCAGGTTAGTTGCATCAGTTGCCAATTTGAAGTTTTGTAGTAATGTTGAAAGCATGAACACTTAACATACTCATGTATTAGCTCTGaaagttgttttgttgttgttgtctttttaagttttcagaTCTTTGGCTGAGAGCCTGAGTGAggcacaaaataaagatacttacTAGAATCAATAAGGATGTTAAGCTGCCAACAACTAAATTGATGATTCGGtcctgaaagagaaaagagataatGAGCCATATGACTTGGATTCCCAGCACTCTCACAATGATACATATCAGGCCTTCGGGgtggtttaaaatgaaaatacttctatatatatttatgcttGCCAGACAAGGCAAGGTGTTCTGAGCCATAGGAATGGAAAAGGTACTTTGGAAAAATCAGGCCAACAAAGGAGGTTTCTTGAAAGGTTGAGAAATTTACACTAGAATCTTGAAGACTGCAAAGAACTGAATGGGAAAGGAGGTTTACAAATAATCTTGTGCTGTTGGAAATAGTATAGGGAGGACAGAGTGCTGGAATTGTCAGGCCAGAGCCAGAAAATTACCAGAAACTAGATTTTGTAGATGAGATATCTGAGTatgggtgttttttttgttttgttttgtactggggattgaacctaggaccacTTGAGACAGGTCTGGTTAAATGCcgaggctgccttgaacttgtgatcctcctgccactgtgcctggcttccacTGAGTTTTCTTGTCTCTttcaaccccaccccacccaactcTACAGAATGTCTGCAAAACTTGTGatctaattctaatcctaatccAATCCTAATGAATTTACAGGTTAACCAACCCAGTTTGTCCCACTGTCAGATGTGGAATACCTATAAAAAACATAATATTGTATAATATCATTCTAGATTAAGATTTGCAgtctattttaatgcacctgtgtcaatttcattgacatagtcacagaattgaaaactttgtCTGAGCAGGGAACATAATATGCAATGTGAGCAGCCAATAAACACCTCAGATGGGAAGGATCACACAGCAGCAAACTGAACCCTCATTTCCAAGTTGTCTgcttttaaagataagaatccaAAGAAATTAGAGAGTCCAGCAGGCAACGCTGAAAGGGGAAGTATATGTAAGAAACATGTATTGGTTGTGCCTGATCTAGCCAAGGACCAACCACAACATGGCCACTGCAATTTGAAGGTTACCAGACAAAACTAATTCCATCCATAGCCTCATTATTCAGACAAATCCCACCTGGAGTCTGAAATTATGACCCTCTGCTAAGGATAGATCTAGGGCAATTTGCTTATTACTACATAAGGTATGTGTATATGAATGTGtttaataaaaaatgtgtattaagattaaataaatgaacCCCACTGCTTCTGCCTTGTTAAAAAGGTTCAACTACATTTTCCTCATGTTTATTCCAAGAATCTGCTCTCATCTCTACAAAAGCTAAGGAGTTGCAAAAGTTTACAAAGTCTGCTCTTTCACCAGTAGAAGCCAGGGAACAGGTTCAGGTAGGAGGTAGCTAAGAAGAGGAATcactgattttcaaatgttacaGCAAC from Urocitellus parryii isolate mUroPar1 chromosome 3, mUroPar1.hap1, whole genome shotgun sequence carries:
- the Tmem243 gene encoding transmembrane protein 243, with the protein product MEDFPTRTYGTSGLDNRPLFGETSAKDRIINLVVGSLTSLLILVTLISAFVFPQLPPKPLNIFFAVCISLSSITACILIYWYRQGDLEPKFRNLIYYIIFSIIMLCICANLYFHDVGR